A window of Candidatus Hydrogenedentota bacterium contains these coding sequences:
- a CDS encoding diguanylate cyclase — protein sequence MSERPTSLVLLADNREDSGAKTTAMLTAAGFTANFVNDGQKALDAFFAQPPQCLVIRHGLSARGARSLLDAIKADNVYGHLPVVVIVSPEQIEVGIDWHHNPADDYVVEPFTGAELISRIRMCWARAQRDVNANPLTGLPGNLTISREAERRLKNGTPFAFGYLDIDGFKAFNDRYGFGRGDEAIRMTARILVNTIRSLESQETYVGHVGGDDFVFITPPHLMAQACERIIAAFELVATDFYDEEDRVRGYIQSVDRQGNPQQYSLMSCSIGAVDTISTQVSHIAELFSRVAEVKTFAKRLPGSNYIIDRRK from the coding sequence ATGAGCGAAAGACCTACATCTTTGGTGCTTCTGGCCGATAACCGGGAGGATTCGGGCGCGAAGACGACGGCCATGCTGACCGCGGCGGGATTCACCGCTAATTTTGTAAACGACGGTCAGAAGGCGTTGGATGCGTTCTTTGCGCAGCCACCTCAATGTCTGGTCATTCGGCACGGACTCTCGGCGCGGGGCGCGCGGAGCCTTCTTGATGCCATCAAAGCGGACAATGTCTATGGTCATCTGCCCGTGGTGGTCATCGTTTCGCCGGAGCAGATCGAAGTGGGCATCGACTGGCACCACAATCCCGCGGACGACTATGTCGTGGAGCCGTTTACAGGCGCGGAACTGATTTCGCGAATCCGGATGTGCTGGGCGCGCGCGCAGCGGGATGTGAACGCGAATCCGTTGACGGGATTGCCCGGCAATTTGACGATCTCCAGGGAAGCGGAACGCCGTTTGAAGAACGGAACACCGTTCGCGTTCGGTTATCTGGATATTGACGGATTCAAAGCATTCAACGACCGTTATGGGTTCGGACGCGGTGACGAAGCGATTCGAATGACGGCGCGAATCCTGGTGAATACGATTCGTTCGCTTGAAAGCCAGGAGACCTACGTGGGGCACGTTGGCGGCGATGACTTCGTGTTTATCACACCGCCACACTTGATGGCGCAGGCATGCGAACGGATCATTGCGGCGTTCGAGTTGGTGGCTACGGACTTTTACGACGAAGAGGATCGAGTGCGCGGGTACATTCAGTCGGTGGACCGGCAAGGCAATCCGCAGCAATATTCATTGATGAGTTGCTCCATCGGCGCGGTGGATACGATCTCGACGCAGGTATCGCACATCGCGGAGTTGTTCAGCCGCGTGGCGGAAGTGAAGACATTCGCCAAACGATTGCCGGGGTCCAATTACATCATCGATCGGCGCAAATAA
- a CDS encoding HDOD domain-containing protein, with protein MPISPEHIERKIVELANLPTLPGILKKVSLMTGGGESSAADVAKVISTDQVLTAKLLRLVNSPVYGFPGRISSVTHAVVLLGFNVVKGLVMGTAVFDTLGASGQGLWKHSLGCAIVSRKLAQQIGHAEPEEIMVAGLLHDLGKVALTFVFPNEYQKVVEEARASGRYVGDVEREVFGVTHTRVSSWLAAEWHFPARLAEPLTYHHNPELAKTNRDATCIVHVGDILTRGMGYGHPGDDSMPPLNHEAFQSLGISFTQIDKALEDAEIEFTTGVANLTYGD; from the coding sequence GTGCCCATATCACCGGAACACATCGAACGAAAGATCGTTGAACTGGCGAATTTGCCCACGCTGCCTGGAATTCTCAAGAAGGTCAGCCTCATGACGGGCGGCGGAGAATCGAGCGCGGCGGATGTCGCGAAAGTGATATCGACGGATCAGGTGCTGACCGCGAAATTGCTTCGGCTGGTGAATTCGCCGGTTTACGGGTTTCCAGGCCGTATTTCGTCGGTGACGCACGCGGTTGTGCTGTTGGGTTTTAATGTGGTCAAAGGCCTGGTGATGGGGACGGCGGTCTTTGACACGTTGGGCGCATCGGGACAGGGGTTGTGGAAACACAGTTTGGGATGCGCAATCGTAAGCCGGAAGCTGGCCCAGCAAATCGGTCATGCCGAACCCGAAGAAATCATGGTGGCGGGCTTGCTGCACGATTTGGGCAAGGTCGCGTTGACGTTCGTCTTTCCCAACGAGTACCAGAAAGTCGTCGAGGAAGCGCGGGCAAGCGGGCGGTATGTCGGAGACGTGGAGCGCGAAGTATTTGGTGTCACGCACACGCGCGTGTCGAGTTGGCTGGCCGCTGAATGGCATTTCCCGGCGCGTTTGGCGGAGCCCTTGACGTACCATCACAACCCGGAGTTAGCGAAGACAAACCGTGACGCAACCTGCATTGTGCATGTGGGGGATATTCTGACGCGGGGAATGGGGTACGGACATCCGGGAGACGATTCGATGCCGCCCTTGAATCACGAAGCCTTCCAAAGCCTGGGTATCAGTTTCACGCAAATCGACAAGGCGCTGGAGGATGCGGAAATTGAGTTTACAACCGGCGTCGCCAACTTGACGTATGGCGATTAA